From Rudanella lutea DSM 19387, a single genomic window includes:
- a CDS encoding sugar phosphate isomerase/epimerase family protein gives MPQLAAFPKAFMQQLCKDGTMRLSEWIDLACRLDIDGLEWYAGFLEMADEAAWPGFRRQVEDYGKVIPMMCCSPDFTHPDAGFRQCEIEKQKRWIDMTAALGGSYCRVLSGQRRPELTLDEGVKLAADCIEACLPYARERGITLIIENHYKDDFWEYPEFAQKMDVFCQLVDRIQAPGFGVNYDPSNTYLAGEDPLELLYRVSGRVVTMHASDRYLIEGTIDDLRREEGGSAGYARRLRHGEIGKGLNDYDAIFTELKRVGFDGWISIEDGVEGMAQLERSVAFLRRKMAEYWPK, from the coding sequence ATGCCTCAATTAGCTGCTTTCCCGAAAGCTTTCATGCAGCAACTTTGTAAAGACGGCACCATGCGCCTGTCGGAGTGGATTGACCTGGCCTGTCGGCTCGATATTGACGGGTTGGAGTGGTACGCCGGTTTTCTGGAAATGGCCGACGAAGCAGCCTGGCCCGGTTTTCGTCGACAGGTGGAAGACTACGGCAAAGTGATTCCGATGATGTGTTGCTCGCCCGATTTTACGCACCCCGACGCCGGGTTTCGGCAGTGTGAAATAGAGAAACAAAAACGCTGGATCGATATGACGGCGGCCCTTGGTGGCTCATACTGCCGGGTACTGTCGGGGCAGCGCCGACCCGAACTGACCCTCGACGAGGGGGTGAAGTTGGCCGCCGACTGCATCGAAGCCTGCTTACCCTACGCCCGCGAGCGCGGCATCACGCTCATCATCGAAAATCATTACAAAGACGATTTCTGGGAGTATCCTGAGTTTGCCCAGAAAATGGATGTGTTCTGCCAGCTCGTCGACCGGATTCAGGCCCCCGGCTTCGGGGTTAATTACGACCCCAGCAACACCTATCTGGCGGGCGAAGACCCGCTCGAACTGCTCTACCGGGTGTCGGGCCGGGTGGTGACTATGCACGCCAGCGACCGCTATCTCATCGAAGGGACCATTGACGATTTGCGCCGGGAAGAAGGCGGCTCGGCGGGGTACGCCCGGCGGTTGCGGCACGGCGAAATTGGTAAGGGGCTCAATGATTACGATGCCATTTTTACCGAACTCAAACGCGTGGGTTTCGACGGCTGGATCAGCATTGAAGACGGCGTAGAAGGCATGGCCCAGCTCGAACGAAGTGTGGCGTTTCTGCGCCGGAAAATGGCCGAGTACTGGCCCAAGTAG
- a CDS encoding SDR family NAD(P)-dependent oxidoreductase, whose protein sequence is MRLAGKVILVTGSCTGIGKAIAQRCVAEGARVLIHGLEPDWGEALVQELGSEKAVFAHADLAEAETPAKLVELTLQTFGRLDAVVNNAAMVVSSNIETTDLTFFRRVLDVNTLAPFALMQAALPHLTKTSGCVLNIGSVNAWSGEPNLLAYSVSKGALMTLTRNLGDTLFREFGVRVNQINPGWVLTEKEAQRKQEQGQPANWYETIAPVFAPSGRILWPAEIAAAAVYWLSDESGPISGQVVDLEQYPLLGRNPPKH, encoded by the coding sequence ATGCGGTTAGCCGGTAAAGTAATCTTAGTAACGGGCAGTTGCACCGGTATCGGCAAAGCCATTGCCCAGCGGTGCGTGGCCGAGGGCGCACGCGTGCTGATTCATGGGTTGGAACCCGATTGGGGAGAGGCCTTAGTGCAGGAGCTTGGTTCCGAAAAAGCCGTGTTTGCCCATGCCGACCTGGCCGAGGCCGAAACGCCCGCTAAACTCGTTGAGCTGACCCTGCAAACGTTTGGGCGGCTCGATGCCGTGGTTAATAATGCGGCTATGGTGGTGTCGTCCAACATCGAAACCACCGATCTGACCTTTTTCCGGCGGGTGCTCGATGTGAATACATTAGCCCCTTTCGCACTCATGCAGGCGGCCTTGCCCCACCTGACCAAAACCAGCGGCTGTGTGCTTAACATCGGTTCGGTCAATGCCTGGAGTGGTGAGCCGAATCTGTTGGCCTACAGTGTGTCGAAGGGCGCGCTGATGACTCTCACCCGCAACCTCGGTGATACCCTGTTTCGGGAGTTTGGTGTGCGGGTCAATCAGATCAATCCGGGTTGGGTGCTGACCGAAAAAGAGGCCCAACGCAAGCAGGAGCAGGGGCAACCCGCCAATTGGTACGAAACCATCGCGCCGGTATTTGCGCCCTCGGGCCGGATTTTGTGGCCCGCCGAAATCGCAGCGGCCGCCGTGTACTGGCTCTCCGACGAGAGTGGCCCCATCAGCGGTCAGGTTGTCGATCTGGAGCAGTACCCATTGCTTGGCCGCAATCCACCGAAACACTGA
- a CDS encoding zinc-binding dehydrogenase produces MKSAAVVNYAPERGSVEIRELDCPTIGDDDVLLEVAAVGVCGSDLHQWTADHSWPVNYPVVLGHEFGGHIVELGKRVVGWQEGDRVVSETAAIIDPNNPMSRQGLYNLDPTRKGFGYGVNGAMTRYVRVPARCLHRVPDSLPFEQACLTEPCCVAFNAVVENTRLKPGDRVLVLGPGTIGILCAAMARLCGAEVAVVGLEADRHRLNIARQYGCEAIVGDATAWTRQRDGLGADVVIDAAGVSATLQAALQLVRPNGHITKVGWGPQPLGFSLDPLVQKNVTLQGSFSHNWPIWERVIALLAGRQLDVRPIIGGVWSVTDWHEAFEQMHTGAVVKSVLKPV; encoded by the coding sequence ATGAAATCAGCAGCAGTAGTTAATTACGCGCCCGAACGCGGTTCGGTCGAAATCCGCGAACTTGATTGCCCCACCATTGGCGATGACGATGTATTGCTCGAAGTAGCCGCTGTGGGCGTTTGCGGCAGCGACCTCCATCAGTGGACGGCCGACCATAGCTGGCCGGTCAATTACCCCGTGGTGCTGGGGCACGAGTTCGGCGGTCATATCGTCGAGCTGGGCAAGCGGGTGGTGGGCTGGCAGGAAGGCGACCGGGTGGTGAGCGAAACAGCCGCCATCATCGACCCCAACAACCCCATGTCGCGGCAGGGACTGTATAACCTCGACCCAACCCGCAAAGGGTTTGGCTACGGAGTCAACGGGGCCATGACCCGGTATGTACGTGTGCCTGCCCGGTGTCTGCACCGCGTACCCGATTCGCTCCCGTTTGAGCAGGCCTGCCTCACCGAACCTTGCTGTGTGGCCTTCAATGCCGTGGTCGAAAACACCCGGCTCAAACCCGGCGACCGGGTGCTGGTGCTGGGACCCGGCACCATCGGGATTCTGTGCGCGGCTATGGCTCGCCTGTGCGGGGCCGAGGTGGCCGTGGTGGGTCTCGAAGCCGACCGGCACCGACTTAATATTGCCCGGCAGTACGGCTGCGAAGCCATCGTGGGCGACGCCACGGCCTGGACCCGGCAGCGCGACGGCCTCGGGGCCGATGTGGTGATCGACGCAGCCGGGGTGAGTGCTACCCTGCAAGCCGCCCTGCAACTGGTTCGGCCCAATGGCCACATTACCAAAGTAGGGTGGGGGCCACAACCACTCGGTTTTTCGCTCGATCCGCTGGTGCAGAAAAACGTAACCCTGCAAGGTAGTTTCAGCCATAATTGGCCGATCTGGGAGCGGGTCATTGCTCTACTTGCGGGCCGGCAGCTCGACGTGCGGCCCATAATCGGTGGGGTTTGGTCGGTGACCGACTGGCACGAAGCCTTTGAGCAAATGCATACCGGTGCTGTAGTGAAAAGTGTATTGAAGCCTGTTTGA
- a CDS encoding orotidine 5'-phosphate decarboxylase / HUMPS family protein has product MKPIVQISLDLTNIDEALETAALAMRAGVDWLEAGTPLILAEGLHGVRKLREAFPGVPIVADLKTMDGGYLEAEMMAKAGATHVVVMARAHAETIKCVVQAGRDFGVKVMGDNMVCPDMVEGAKWLEDLGCDYVIHHIGYDERRGIAAAGHRMPSPLDQLREVVQAVRVPVQAVGGLTLEQAIRCPEFGAPLVVLGAPLTIDADAFKTADGDLESSLRLICEKIHAYGDVAVGQA; this is encoded by the coding sequence ATGAAACCCATTGTTCAAATCTCACTGGACTTAACCAACATCGACGAGGCTCTCGAAACGGCCGCATTGGCTATGCGGGCCGGGGTCGACTGGCTCGAAGCAGGTACCCCGCTTATTCTGGCCGAGGGCCTGCACGGCGTTCGCAAACTCCGCGAAGCCTTTCCGGGCGTGCCTATCGTGGCTGATCTTAAAACGATGGATGGCGGCTATCTCGAAGCCGAAATGATGGCCAAAGCCGGGGCTACCCACGTGGTTGTGATGGCCCGCGCCCATGCCGAAACCATTAAGTGCGTGGTGCAGGCCGGGCGTGATTTCGGCGTGAAGGTCATGGGCGACAATATGGTGTGCCCCGACATGGTGGAGGGGGCCAAATGGCTCGAAGACCTCGGCTGTGATTACGTGATTCACCACATCGGCTACGACGAACGGCGCGGTATTGCGGCCGCCGGTCATCGAATGCCCAGCCCGCTCGACCAACTCCGCGAGGTGGTACAGGCCGTACGGGTGCCGGTGCAGGCTGTGGGTGGGCTCACCCTCGAACAGGCCATCCGCTGCCCGGAGTTCGGGGCCCCGCTCGTGGTGCTGGGTGCTCCGCTTACCATCGACGCCGACGCCTTCAAAACGGCCGATGGTGATCTGGAGAGCTCGCTCCGGCTCATTTGCGAAAAAATACACGCCTACGGCGATGTAGCGGTTGGTCAGGCTTAA